CAGGCTGGGGTTGCGGCGCGACAAACTCAGCAAAGACTTCGTTCGATAGAAGCCTTCCCGGCTCCGTCAGCCGAATGGCCTTGCCCTCGCGTTCCAACATTCCGTCCTGCACGAACTGCTCGACTACGCTCAAGAACGGCGCTAGCTCGGCTACGCCGAACTCCGCGCGCAGCTTCTCCACGTCCACGCCGCGATTCAATCGCAGCCCGAGGAAGAACGACTCTTCCAGCGCCTGCCCGCGGCTGACGCGAGCGACCGTGGCCGCTCCGACACGCGTGTAGTCTTCCAGGTTGTCGGGCGTCGCGAGGCGCACTGCGCCCTCGCGCGCACACAACATCGAGTGCGCGTCCACCCCGAACCCCAGGTACGGCTGCCTGGTCCAGTACTTCAGGTTGTGCCGCGACTCGCTGCCGGCGCGCGCGAAGTTCGAGATCTCGTACTGCGCGATCCCCGCGGCGTTCAGCCGCTCGAGCGCCAGCTCGTAAAGCGCGGCGGTCGTCTCCTCGTCCGGGACGTGATGCGCGTGGTAGCGCGCGCCGCCGGCGATCAGTTCCCGGCCCAGCCGCGAGTCGTCGTCGACTTCCAGCATGTACACGCTCGCGTGCGGCACGCCGGTCGCGATGGTCTCAGCCAGCGACTGCTCCCACGAATCCGGCGTCTGGTGCGGCAGCCCGGCGATGAGGTCGAGCGAGAGGTTCTCGATGCCGGCCGCGCGCAGCCGCGCGATGTCGGCGAGCGCGATGGCGCGCGTGTGCAGCCGCCCGACCGCGCGCGCTTCCTCATCGACGAACGACTGCACGCCCAGGCTCACGCGGTTCACGCCGCACTCGCGCAGCGTCGCCAGCAGCGGCTCGCTCAGCGTCCCTGGCGCGACCTCCACGGTGATCTCCGCATTCGTCGCGACCTCGAACACCCGACGCACCGCCTCGAACATCCGCCGTAACTGCTCCGGCGCG
This genomic stretch from Terriglobales bacterium harbors:
- the hemW gene encoding radical SAM family heme chaperone HemW; this encodes MALGLYISVPFCRTKCSFCNFASDVFSAARFDEYVGRVCADIARAEQMATDAGGEFQRAVDSVYLGGGTPSVLAPEQLRRMFEAVRRVFEVATNAEITVEVAPGTLSEPLLATLRECGVNRVSLGVQSFVDEEARAVGRLHTRAIALADIARLRAAGIENLSLDLIAGLPHQTPDSWEQSLAETIATGVPHASVYMLEVDDDSRLGRELIAGGARYHAHHVPDEETTAALYELALERLNAAGIAQYEISNFARAGSESRHNLKYWTRQPYLGFGVDAHSMLCAREGAVRLATPDNLEDYTRVGAATVARVSRGQALEESFFLGLRLNRGVDVEKLRAEFGVAELAPFLSVVEQFVQDGMLEREGKAIRLTEPGRLLSNEVFAEFVAPQPQPVIPSEGRQRRPESKDQASVLP